The genomic window GTAGCATAGTGAGTGCATTATTAAACCTGGATTGAatattcaaacttttttttgaaatgATTGATGTTTGGTTCCTTGAACTATCCCTTGGATCTGGGCTAACCATGCATGTGGGGGTTCATTTCTGAGGCAACATCATagattttattattgttattattttgctTTCTATGGTCAGCTTTTCAAATAATATGAGGAAAAGGGGCTGAGTTGTAAGTAACCACTTAGCTTATCAGGTGGGGTCATTTTTATGGATCAATCAACACCATTTTGCTGTATAATAATAACTGCCAAAACCTTTTCTTACTTGGGGACCATTTTGCTTCATCAATAAGCAAGTTTTTGATGTATCCAACTTATGAACTGTACTTTTACACCCTGAAACACTTGATTAATTCTGGAAGTGTTGAAGACAACATTCCTCCAGGCTCAAAGCCAATTACTTATTTCGCACCTGTTTAGTGAGATCAGCACTTGTGAGAGTGTTtaggagagcttatgaaaacagctccattagttgttttcattttaacttttttcCATAAGTCTCCAACATCGcgtatgaaaatagtttgataTTGTTTTATCTTACTGTAGAATATGCTTATAAGTAAGCACGCATATGATAAACGCTTATGCAATAAGTACTTAATTAAGTTCTTTATCCAAACTGGGGTTTTATTCATTACGTTTCATACTAGGCCACTCATGACATGGTTTATATATAAAGATAGCAAATATTTGCACTTCTATCAGTGTATTGAAAATCATGAGTTTGTAGCAGGTGGAAGAAACTAATTGCTTGGTAGCGGAAATCCTAAAGGTAACTTCAAAGGAAAGATATTTGCTTCAGCAATGCAAGGATTTTTTGTCTTCCTTAGCAGCCATGCAGGTAATAATCATTTTCTCGTCCGAAGCTTTCTTGTACTAATTTCTACTATATCACTATTCTTAACTGCTAATGTGTGTCGAAAAACAAACGTAACAGGTCAAGGATTGTAGCTTAAGAACACATATGTTACAACTTTCTCGTGTACCAGCAGCTTCCTGACAACACGTGTGTAGAACTGATCTTATTTGACCGCTCACTCTTAATGCTAACACCACTCCCAAGCCTTTTTATTTAACACAGAAGGTAATAAGAATGGAATGGAGTCAATAGCTGGTTTTTGTTTGCTGTTTCTGAAACCTGTTTGTGGTCTTGAATGTCTTGTGTGTAGTGTATCGATGTGTCCGAAATTTTACAGTTtacaaaaggaaacaaaaaaaagtggCTTTTTCTCTTCTCACTAGATAGCTAGATTAATTAAGATGTATACAAAATACCTTTGTCATTTGAGGAAAAGCTGAGTGTCTGTATGTCTGTGTATATATCAATATGTAATCAACTAATTATTGTTTAGTAGGTGTTAATTTGTGGCCTAGATTTTCTTCATTTGAATCCACAGTGTATGCTCTATTTCTTTTATTCAAGTGAATATGTTAAGTGAGTGTCACGTTAACCTCTTTTGGTGATTAACTTAGATTAGAAGCAATATGGTACAATGAATTAAAAGTGATTGTATGTATTGTCATTTGTCACTAATATCAAACAATTCTAAGAATGAGGATTGTAACGTGCAAGTGAAAAGAAGAAAGCCACTAATGTGGTCCAAATAATGCAAATAATCCCATTTCATGCTACTATTGTGGTCCTATAATAGTGCCGTTTTCTAAAGGCCTACTCCTAAGATTCTGATTTCTGTGGTGGTAACAAAAATTTCCTTAGGTTGAGTCACatgattatataatataaacaattAAGAGTGattatattttgtaaaataaaaggCATTTAAAATGTAAATATGTTAAGTTCAATACTTGATGTAAATGATTCTAATTAATCATAAGTTGTTTGGATGTACTGTACTAAAACTGAATCATGTATGTATGCATGTACAGTAGTAAATTGCTTGCCTGCATTTTGAAAAAGTGGGGAACATGCATTTACTATTTTGGTGAGGTTGGTGAAACAGCTCATTCGTGATTACTGGAAAAGGTagcattatttgatttgattcaaTGCCTCCTCTAAGAGTCAAGGCCCGTGACATTTTTGTATACGTCCCATGTTTTGCGATTGGCAGTAAATCTTGAGACCTTCTTTTGCCgtcctacgagtttctcgttcgctctatttttactcatcccctatTTAAGtaacggatgagtaaaaaatgagaaatttgaaaaaaaaaatatcgtcCGCTATTTAATTAGTGGATGATGTTTGAGAAAATTGTAGGGTGACAAAACCGTAAATCTTTATATGTTGTATTATAGTGTTGCAAACTATAGCTACTAGCTATATGCTATTGAACAGGGCCGACCCTGGGCTGTGGTCAGGAATGTCACGCCTAAGGCCCATGATTTTAAGGgcccaatatttttttatgtgtatATAGTATTATGAAAGAATGAAAATACTTTCTTATTGTCTTAAGCTCTCaagttaagatataccaaaatagaaattcaagatttaatgatacaagaaatttaatgcttcaaaagtcaacatgcacaaattagcatttaataatttctatttttgtttccttaacatgtgccttaagggcacaagttaacattctccttagtTTTAAATGctagaaaaatacaaaaagaaaaaaggaacaaACTAGCAAAACcaaatttactattttcttcTTAGAGAATTGTATTGAGTTATTTTTAGGTCTGGAATTACCCATCTATATagtttttctttggatttttTTGTTATCTAAGCAAATGTTATTGAAATAGATTatgtttttgtgatttcgtTGTATTAGTGCAGTGTTATTGTTTTGTTCTTCTTGGTGcggcaaaaattaatttttttcgtCTTATTGTGATGTTTGTTCAGGTTAGATTGACATACCAACTTGGATTCATTACATTTAAAAGtcgaaaaatattttatactattaaCTTGACGATGAAAGTTTGTTCGTAAATTCATCTAGAAGTTTGTTCCTAACAACACCGAAGAGGGCATCCATTCTTTAACAGATGATACTGTTATATTGTCAATAAAGAAAAAGAGATTATAAGAATAGTGTAAGgagctgctgctgctgcttccTTTGATGAGTTTGAGAATTAGCATAAACATAAACACAATCATCTGTTGTTTCTGTTCTACTTCCCAACGTAGAAGACTCCTCTGATTCTTCGGACTGTGTCTCCATACGTTGCTTTTTTGCTTGGTGGCACCTCTCTGACTGTGACATCAACCTAGATGATTGTGTTTCTTCCATCATTACCTGTTGTTGATGATCACCACCAGAACTACTTCCCTTTTCACTACTCTCATGAAGATCAGGCAGCGGTGTCAACGCGCCACCGCTACCACTCAAAACTTGCTCCACACCTAATTGACAGAATTGCCACTTGCCAGTACACAACATCCCCACTGCTCCATTCACTGGATTTATAGTCCTCCCCACAGCTTCATACATAAGTGACTGGAACATAGCTGTAATATCATTTAAACAATATAtgatcaaataattcattatatgTGACTACATATATATCagttgaataattgatgtatctggtttATGAGAATTATGGATATTATGACATACCGGGTCTTTGGTTGGGGAGAACGGAGGAAAGGAAAGACAAGAGGGTTGCACGGCCGAAGAATTTGGTGACGAACACCGTGGCGTTAGCCTGTGCTTGTGGATTTTGTATCCATGTTAGGCAATCCCTCAGCATGCAATCCTCACTGCATCCTTTTCTCAACACACGGCAACCGTTGCAACtcatttttattatgaattattGAAGTAATCACTCACTCTTAATTCCCTACAAAATTTATATACCTTTGAATTATTAGATGCATAAATCAGCTAGGATAGGATATAATGTGAAGAAAGGAAACTTAATTACACATTATATATGGTATAGAAGTATATATAGTGATGAAAAGTATAGGAGTGTGTTGGAATCCTTGCATCAACATTTGttcataatttattaatttttttggtacaacatttggtcattttttttaataatagaaataTTATATTGTAAATATTGAAACCATGGTTGAGTTACAAAAATATTGGGTAGGGTCATGTTGTGGGGCTAATAAGGATTCCCATGAAATGGGTGCTCTGCTCTGCTATGCTCAGTCAAGGCTGCTGCAACTCAGGTTCTCCGCAAATGTTGGGAATTTCTCCATACTTGGATTGGATTGGATAATTCTCTTCAAACTTTCCTTTTTATTCATTTACAACTTTGACCAATATTGTACATGCAGACAAATTTTACTGTTCTCATGAATTTAGTTATTCATTGTAATTATTTTCTGTCCTAATTTTTCACATAGGAATTTTGTTAAATGTGCATATTTAGATTCAAGGTAAGAATGATAAAATCACAATATCACAATTTTGTTCAACATTACGCGCACAACTGCGAAGTCGTAAAATTAAACTCAAGTAAAGACATTCAGccttataataatattagtattGTCGGTTGATTTACGGAATTTTGTTacaataaaattcaattttaaaaattactactGTATTTGACCTACTTGAAGATGAGTTGTAAACAATTAATTAAAGCTGAATACTATATGATGACAACTTTACAGTGAAGATATCGATATATATACTAATTGCTCTCAACTCAAGAAGTGGAGCGTGAGGTATGATGCATATTATTATTGACATAGAAATTACAGTCGGAATTTGGATACGTGGCAATTGCCATCTTTATCCAAAATGGACCACATATTCATTCATATGAACATGAACAAAGGTATGTATTTCCAACAAAATTAataggttttttctaattaaccctcacataaattgagggtaggtgccctatgatgatgtgacaccaatgaaattcatccacatttatttaagtcaaacataattaattttttaccataaattattttgactacttttattttcaattaattatattttatgtattatattccatgaatttatattttggacctaattacttttgatttgtttgcttcttcttcaaattgtattacgtctcaaacaactttcttcttcgcgtaaaaaaaaaaaactttcttcttatcATCAAAAAACTTTCTTATTATTCTTAATGCTTTCAATCTCTGCCGCAGCCTCCACCACCATCATGTTAGCATTCTACGGCTCCTCCGCTTTTGTGTTATCCGATGTCAATCCTTATTGCAGCCTTCGCCACCGATCTACCGGATTTCTTCAAGATTCtaaaacttgtgattttcaatttcttagatgttatgttttttagcgtattttttcctgtttttttttccttattttttcctGTTATGTCATAGAATGTGATTCCTATTCatcgtcattttgtttttgtttgctttggttgtccatatcgggaaaaaattgaaaacaaaatagtttagagAAGACAAAACGAAATTAGGAAGACAAACTAattcttgaacttgtttagaagtaaaaatataaatagttcatctgaactaaaagaaaggtcggaccattgtcggAAAACATACACACGGGAGCTCGCccgatcacaagtgcggtctacctgaaatttatccgatcaaa from Trifolium pratense cultivar HEN17-A07 linkage group LG1, ARS_RC_1.1, whole genome shotgun sequence includes these protein-coding regions:
- the LOC123921551 gene encoding LOB domain-containing protein 37-like — its product is MSCNGCRVLRKGCSEDCMLRDCLTWIQNPQAQANATVFVTKFFGRATLLSFLSSVLPNQRPAMFQSLMYEAVGRTINPVNGAVGMLCTGKWQFCQLGVEQVLSGSGGALTPLPDLHESSEKGSSSGGDHQQQVMMEETQSSRLMSQSERCHQAKKQRMETQSEESEESSTLGSRTETTDDCVYVYANSQTHQRKQQQQLLTLFL